The Pristiophorus japonicus isolate sPriJap1 unplaced genomic scaffold, sPriJap1.hap1 HAP1_SCAFFOLD_115, whole genome shotgun sequence nucleotide sequence GCCGAACACAACTCTTTAAAAAAATATTCAGCTTTGTCAGGCTTGATCTACATTTTTCAAATGCACGCTGGATCTCTCTGATCAGCTAACattgttcaaggtgttcagtcaccccatCCTTATTTCTGAGCAATTTCCCGATACGAGGTGTTCCAAACATTTCCTGGTTTCACTTGCTCAACATTGCAAAATAACGGAGAGACCTGCGCAGATTGTTGATGTCACGACAGTTCTCATTTGGGTGTTCCCAGCATTCTGCACTGCTCTGAATTGCACGTCATCAGAGAGATCGCAAGAATGTTTTGTGCAGCTGTCTTCGGGACCAACAATGATTGCCTTTGCTTGGGTGTTGACTGTATATTCCAGACCAATTCTTTACCTGAAGAAGCAGTAGTGCAGTTCAACCATATAGATGCACGTAAAGTTAGCAACCAACACAAAAATCCACGAAAATAATGTTATTTAAGTTAATTCAGCTGGAAAAGCGATAGGTTAGCGCCTCCTGTCAGGAAGCTAATTGTTTAGTGATTGGTTGCGGTGAATGCAGCAACACCCGCAAACCTCGGTGCCGAATTAGCACTTGCGCTAACTCATCGTACTTGTGCCTCTGGTAATTCGAAgattgtgatgtcataaagtgcgcagtgctCCATTAGTGCCCTGGATAGAACATTGACTCGCGCACCCTGCAGTATCAATGCACTCCGAAGTTGACAGCGAGAGGATGCGTTACAAATCCGGCTGGCCAATTGGCGAGCAGTAATTAAAGGATCTGCTGTTCAGCTCGACTACACTTTATTATTTGCACTCGTCTGGTGCCTGTGCAAAGTTTTTCCTGTCTCAGTCGTGCAAGGTGTCCAAGCCCTTCACTTTGTAGAAGTGTTCACGACGATAATGTGAGTCATGCCGGTCGCCTTCAAAACAGAGCTGGCGGACAACTAGCTGATGCAACATCATTGGGCTTTCCATTATGCGTTGGACACAGCTTCACATGCCGTTAGCACTGTGCTCGTCATGGTTTAGTGTTCTTTGCTGCCTCCCCTCTCTCGCACGTTATAACACTAAGAGAAGATTGGTGCTTGAATTTGCACTCCACTTTCCACTTGGTCTGCCAAAACTAAATACCGCTGAGAGCGATTGATTTGCGTCTAGTACAAATTTTTCCACTTTTTAATATTTAACGCCCAACTGCGGCATTACCGAATTTCTAGAGGATTAATAACTCCGCAGATTTGTATATTGGGCCTTGCACATGATTATTGCTACGGGGCTGAAATGCAAAGTCGACTGCCGTGGAAATCAGATGATGCGGATCAGAAACCCGATATTCGCACGGCTGATCTTCCTTTTTATTTGTACTGCTATTATTTAACTTTTAACGTGACATCTCAACTCATAATTTCATGATAATATTTTATTTCCTTTTTGATATAATGTCTTAAATCAATAGTTGATGTTTCCATAATTTCATCATTTTATGTTCTAATTATTTTAAGTACCTGTTGCTTTTATATTTCTATTTCATTGCAATCTCTCAAGTCAATATGCTACTTCTCTTTTACTGTGTGTTTTACTTTAATGAATGAATCACTGAATTTACTGCATATATTTGtgatatttattgtactttccaaaaCCATTACAGGTATTCGTGTTTCAGTTGTCTCCTTACTGTGAGCTGCTAAATCTTTCTTGGATTTATTTATTTTAGTGTTCTTCACTGTCCTCTCAATTCAATGACGTTTGAATACACCTCATATAAACCCTCTTATCATCAACGATCTGAGCCAGGGTCTGCAGTACAGACTTTCTCTCCGCTCCTGTACATGAACGTGCACGCCCGACTGATATTTTGCAGCACTTTACCTGGATTCTTCCTAATTTGCACTTTTTAAACTTCCCGGTATATAATCTCACAATTCCACGTTATCTCTCTTGCTTTTAACATAACTCCTTATCTCAAAGTAGTATTTATTACAGCTGTTTTATTTCACACTGTACATGCAACTTCCAAAATCATTATCATTATATTCCGAGCATAAATATTCAATTTGTCATTGATTGTCTACAGTTGACTCTTACGTTATGTTCATCACTGAATCCCTTCTTGGATTGTGATACTTTATATCTTCCATTTAGAGTAATCTCATCAACCTTAATGATTGTCCGACTGTTAAAGGAGTTGCCTTTCTTGAAACCTGGCGATTCGTTATTCAATTCTATTGTGTCATTTCATCCGCCAACAAGATTATTTTAGAGGTCATTATTGATTTGTGGTTTTACTTTAATTCACAAAGCTAGTCATGGAAAAAATATTGTATAAGCCACTCAAATTATTATGGCTCTCTAAATTTTATTGCATAGCTCATCACTGTGAACTTTCCATTCTTtacatgttttatttatttttaatatttCAATCCATTTGAATCCAACCTTTCTTAGTCTCCAATGAATTTCACCATGCTCTTCTATGCGGCTCATTGAAAAATGCATTATATAAATTTCTCTATTTTGTGGTTGTCCAAATTTGCTATTATTTTCATAATATGAAACATGCGTGGGCTACGAGCGAAATAGTCATTTACCAACGGCACAGACCAAAAACCTAGCAGCAATTGACACGAGATTGTGGTAAACAGAACATATTGGCAGAGTCTAAACTAAATTTTGTATTCCTATTTCTTCAAGTTAACATGGTGGCGATTGTGATACTCTCCCGCGGAAAGtgtggtctctccaaatgcatcactcgctATCTGGTGGGAATGGCAGCGGCCGATCTATTTGTTGTTGTCACTGATGTAATTCTGAATCGCATTAATATTACGTATTTTCCTGTTAATTTCTTGTCCATCACTCCTGTGTGCTCTGTGTTGGTTGTGTTGTGCATTGCATCCATTGATTGTTCGGTATCGTTTACGgttgctttcacctttgatcgctttatAGCCATCTGCTATCAGAAGCTCAGAACGAAATATTGCACGCAGAGAACTGCGACTGTTGTTTTAGGAGCCGTGTGCGTGGTTAGCCCTATTAGATGTATCCCCTTTTACTTTACATTCCAGCCTAAAATTATAATTGACCAAGTTCCCTGGTTTTGTTTTTCGAATGAAAGCTTCTATAATTCGCCTTTTTGGAGCGCATATGAGTGGATTGATAGTATTATAACCCCTTTAGTACCGATCTGTTTAACTGTTTCGTTCAATGCACTAACGGTCAGACACATTATAGCGGCAAATAGAATCCGCAGGGCTCTCCGGAACAATGGTCAGGATCAGAATGACCAAAAGATGGAGAACCGGGAAAAATCCATGATATTGCTGTTTACTCTATCTGGTAATTTCATACTTTTGTGGATGATATATGTAGTGTATTCGCTAAATTGGTTAGTGGAAAACTATAATTATATCGACAAATACCTCAATACTCCGCTGTATAGGGTTCAGCAGGTTGGATTCATGATGCAGCTTCTTTCTGCttgtacaaacacgtgtatctatggattaacccagactaaattcagagaggagttgaagagtgGGATGAAATATCTGTTTACTCTAAATGGAAAATTACTTAAATAAAAGCATCAAAAGCAATATTTTTTCAATCAAGGTCACTTTTATTTTATTTGGAATGGCTGCTTGGGTAAGTAATAGGCCCGAGGATGAATGATGGATATGAGctttttttaaattcaagcacactgGTGGATTTCAATCGATAGACTTTTCCTCCCACCAACATTACTGCTACCCATTGGTGTTGTCAGAAACCAGCTAATCTGAATATTTATTGATCTACTGCAACATGTGGACAGGAGTTGTGGGTTTACTGAATGTAAACAGGGAGAATTTGAcaaggaaaaagagagaaataagTATGTCGACGAAGGAATTGCTGACACAGGAAGCAGATTAATAATATTTTAGTATGCAGGATGTGGCGTGCGTTAGGGCCACCTCCTGCAAGTCGACATGGCACTAGAGTCTCAAAACTAATTTAATCAGCTGATTAAATTGCCAAGGCAGATCGTGATGTAGCACTCTGTCAGGAGCGCTCTAGGGCCCCACTTTACTAACTGAAGTTCCGCCTTATGACAGAGGACCTGAAATGTGTATGTAATCGTGCCTGGTCCCGATACATGAATTGGCGTCTTCACTTCGAACACTGAGCTGCGTAGCTTCAGTCTCAGTGGAATGCCCACATCAAGCGGGACTCCAGAAAAGGCAACGTTGGTTTGGGTGGATTCTCATCAACAGAGTATCCACAGGCGAATCTCCCTCACACTGGCAGCATTGACACTGCAACATTATCACCATGAAAAAATGCACTAACTCCGTAGGAGCATAGTCCTTACAATACGAAAGTCTATGCATATGGGCTTTCAATatactcttctgcaccctttcccatCAAGAGGATATAATTCAAATCATGTTGAAACATTTCATAGACGTCGCTGTTGATGGGTAAGTGGAAGCACCACGGGAGCAGCAGGTTAGATATTCTATTTTGAAAAAATACATGTTGCATACAATGTTTACATCATGGGTAGATTATGAACATTTATCCCCTTAGAATGGAATTTGCTTAATTTATATAACGACTGACAGAACACCCAACATAGGAACAGGGTTAATTTCTTGAGCCTTTCGAGACTGTTCCACCatccagcatcataggcagtccctcggaatcgaggaagacttgcttccactctaaacatgagttcttaggcaaCTGAAGGCCCCGCCTGCACGCTGAAGTGGATGGAAAAGATTGAATAAGTGCAGGGGACATATCCCCGGAGACCTGACCAATATTAATCACGCAACCAgcttcattaaaaaaaactgatgatctggtcattatcatatagctgtttctgggagcttgctgtttgcaaattagttgccgcgtttcctacattgcatcagtgaatgcacttcaaataaCACATCATTGCCTTTAAAGCGCGTTGGGACTTCCTAAGGGCTTGAACCGTGCGCTGTAAATACAAATCTTAATATTTTTCCCCTGAATTGACATTTTGCTCTACATTTTGTTTTGGAAATAAATCCCCAGCTGATTTAGGGTGGTACCGATGCAAACATGAAACCTCCGTTCAAAGTAACTGTTTAGATTCCCAGCTCAGCGAGCAGGACATGGTCACAATCGCGGGTTAATGGAGGAGAGCAGCGACTGTTAATCTATATATTCATCGCTCTTGGTATATGCAGAAAATCCCCCTTATATCAACAAAACTTTATTTAATCCTGGACACGCAAACTGATCCTTTACTGCCAACTTCACCACTGATCGTATAATCGTAGAGCGATACAAAACAGAGTATGACTGTTCGGGCCCATTTTACTTGTGCTGGCTCTTAGAAAAGCTTTCATATTCATCTCATTAAGCTGCCTTTGAACCGTATCCTTTCACATATTTCCCTTGAGTATTTATACAATTACATTTTCAAGGTTACACTACACTTTCTTTGCAGTACATTACAGACGATAAGAACTTACTGTGTAAAACCTCACCTTCTCTCCTCTGGTTCTGTTGCTAGTTACCTTAATCTGTATTGTCCAGTTGCCAACTATTTGGCACAGAAAGCAGTTTCTCTATTTTTGCTCAATCGCAGCTATTCGTGATTTTATACGCTTCTTTTAAATCTCCGACCATCCTTCTCTGATCTGAGGAGGAAAGATCAACTTCTCCCGTCTCGCCACAGAATTGAAATCTCAAATCCCTGGTACACTTCTTGTCAATCTCCGCGGTACCATCTCTTTGTCCATGACATGCTTCCTCAAGTATGACGACCTGCGCTGGACACAACATTCCATCAGGGTTAAATAAAGTGATTTTTGAAAAGATTTAGCATATCttacttgcttttatattctatccattTATTTACAAATTTTACATAACAGCCTTTTGAACTTTTCCCGCCATCTTAGAAGACATGTGCATGTCTCCCTGAGCATGCACCCCGTGTAAAATTGGTTTATATTTCGTTTAGTTTATTGCTCCTCATCCTGCCTTCTAAAACccctcatttcacacttttctctgtgACATTTAATTATCCATATGTCAGCCCAATTTTTGAATCCGTGCATGTTCTCCCCCTGTATGTTACTCATCATCACTGGCTGTCCCTCGAGCGAGTTTGACATGATTCCACACCAATGGGAAGGAGTTCGCAGATATTTAAATGAAGGTTCCGTTATTCCAGATGTGAAGTCcacgagtggaagatgcctgtgcgtggattctttttatgtctgctgaccgttgcacatcagcgacGGCACGAGTTTGAGCCGGTGCTTTATTCTTTTGCAAGGGTCAGGCAACTAGCTCTGCCGCACCGACCTCGTACAgcaggagtataagagctggagctctGGCCCCTGCAAAATAATCGGCTACCCCGACCTGCGGGAGGACACCACTCCAGTCCCGGAGTGTAAGCCTTTCAGTATGTTACTAACCTCCAATTGTTCTTTGCTGTTATCTGCATATTTATGTCCTGTATACCGAAGCGTAGGTCATTCATATTACAGTTCGCAAAGTAAGTTTGTGTTGCATTTGAAGTCGACTGTCGCGACTATTTGTTTCCATTTACAGGCCGTCACAAAACAATTATTTCTGTGGATTACAGTGTAATATCCCCCGGGACATTCCTGCCCTCACATGTTGCTTTTACAGACAAGGAGAAGCAAATTACATGGATTGCCAGCTTGCAGCTGCAGGGAGCAAATCTGTCACCATCACCATCAGGAATATAGACCACACCAAAGGAGGAAATTATACCTGTCTGCATGAAGCGGAATTGCGGGGAAAGCGGTAACATCAGATCGGAGTTATCTTGCAAATATAGCTGTAAGAGGTAACTGCGATTCAAAGTGTTATTTTGTTCATCCGATCCCAGTTAAATGTGTTTCTGTTTCATTTGTAGGCTGCATCAGCTATTTTATTTAAGGACAGAGAAGGAAGTATTTTAAACTGGAAGAAGGGGTCTACCCAGCCATTATATGACAGTCAGAATAATCTCGGTGTTGGCAATATTATTGTAAAAAATCCACTCAATTTAGAAATACATTGTTTGATGAATGGCATTTAATACGTAATATTAAGGCAAGGTCGcatctgactaacgtgattgaatctTTTGAGAAGATATCGAGTAGTTTCAATCagcgtagtgcatttgatgtagtacaCATGTTTTcagtaaggcttttgacaaggatatAGATGATAAACAGGTCAGAAAATTAAAAGACCACCGGATGAAAGGAAACGTATGTTGGATCCAACATtcactcagtggcaggaagcaaaggttaatgatcGGCGCGTGTTGTTGCGAATGCAAGGCTGTTTCCAATGTGGTTCCGCCAGGATGAATACTACGTTCCTTCTGTCGCACATAGCAGTGATTTAGATTTCGAAGTAGTAGGCA carries:
- the LOC139241877 gene encoding probable G-protein coupled receptor 139, producing MVAIVILSRGKCGLSKCITRYLVGMAAADLFVVVTDVILNRINITYFPVNFLSITPVCSVLVVLCIASIDCSVSFTVAFTFDRFIAICYQKLRTKYCTQRTATVVLGAVCVVSPIRCIPFYFTFQPKIIIDQVPWFCFSNESFYNSPFWSAYEWIDSIITPLVPICLTVSFNALTVRHIIAANRIRRALRNNGQDQNDQKMENREKSMILLFTLSGNFILLWMIYVVYSLNWLVENYNYIDKYLNTPLYRVQQVGFMMQLLSACTNTCIYGLTQTKFREELKSGMKYLFTLNGKLLK